A stretch of the Mycobacterium shigaense genome encodes the following:
- a CDS encoding NAD-dependent epimerase/dehydratase family protein, producing the protein MITTPRGREHPDAQAGHQMVLVTGGSGYLGSWTIVELLRRGYHVRTTIRDIAREDLVRSMIATQTTAPDRLAFVQANLLEDAGWDQAAAGADFVLHVASPMPVGEYRGTDLVSPAVEGTRRVLHAARAAGVRRVVPTSSAEAAVPQKNSGRIAEETIWRDVSVTSSDEYARAKTVAEREAWSFAESVGDLELSTVLPCFMQGPVLGVDYSGSVDAVAMMLGGKLPAIPRIGWNIVDVRDIVELHLLAMTSPKALGERFIGSGEFFWLKDIAAILRDNLGARAKKVPRRTLPNTFVKAGALVSGLMQDLVPRLDNEQPVSSAKARRILGWTTRPAAISLLQTAQSLIELELV; encoded by the coding sequence GTGATCACCACACCACGGGGTCGCGAGCACCCCGATGCGCAGGCTGGGCATCAGATGGTCCTCGTGACTGGCGGTTCCGGCTACCTAGGCAGCTGGACCATCGTCGAATTGCTCCGGCGCGGTTACCACGTCCGCACGACGATCCGCGACATCGCGCGGGAAGACCTGGTGCGATCGATGATCGCGACCCAAACGACCGCTCCCGACCGACTCGCCTTTGTGCAGGCAAACCTGCTCGAGGATGCCGGCTGGGATCAGGCGGCCGCGGGGGCGGACTTCGTCTTGCACGTCGCGTCGCCAATGCCCGTCGGAGAATATCGCGGAACTGACCTCGTGAGTCCTGCTGTGGAGGGCACCCGGCGAGTTCTGCACGCCGCGCGCGCCGCCGGTGTGCGTCGCGTCGTCCCGACATCTTCAGCCGAAGCTGCGGTGCCGCAGAAGAATTCGGGCCGGATCGCTGAAGAGACGATTTGGCGGGACGTGTCGGTCACATCTTCAGATGAATATGCCCGCGCCAAAACCGTTGCCGAACGAGAAGCATGGTCGTTTGCTGAGTCTGTCGGAGATCTCGAACTGAGCACGGTATTGCCATGTTTCATGCAGGGGCCGGTCCTCGGCGTCGATTACTCCGGTTCGGTCGACGCGGTCGCCATGATGCTCGGCGGCAAGCTGCCGGCGATTCCCCGCATCGGATGGAACATCGTCGACGTCCGCGACATCGTCGAACTTCACCTTCTTGCAATGACATCCCCGAAGGCCCTTGGGGAGCGTTTCATCGGCTCGGGCGAGTTTTTCTGGCTCAAAGACATCGCCGCGATACTGCGTGACAACCTGGGCGCCAGGGCGAAGAAGGTGCCGCGCCGCACACTGCCGAACACCTTCGTCAAAGCCGGCGCGCTGGTGAGCGGATTGATGCAGGACTTGGTGCCGCGGCTGGATAACGAGCAACCAGTGAGCTCGGCCAAGGCGCGGCGAATTCTCGGCTGGACGACGCGGCCAGCGGCCATCTCGCTACTGCAGACAGCGCAAAGTCTGATCGAACTCGAACTCGTCTAG
- a CDS encoding TetR/AcrR family transcriptional regulator has protein sequence MVRVPRPSRPHPSVKPGAKVDARSERWREHRKKVRCEIVEAAFRAIDRLGPELSVREIAEEAGTAKPKIYRHFHDKSDLFEAIGERLRDMLWAAIFPSINLADDSAREIVRRSVEEYVTLVDQHPNVLRVFIQSRSGSPTEATLRTLNEGREITLAMADMFDNELKDFKLDHAAFELAAHAAFGSAASSTEWWLGPDPDSPRRMPREQFVAHLTTIMMGVIVGTAEALGIAVDPDRPVHSAVRSSPAAS, from the coding sequence GTGGTGAGAGTGCCCCGACCATCTCGACCCCACCCCAGCGTCAAGCCCGGGGCCAAGGTCGACGCGCGCAGCGAGCGCTGGCGTGAACACCGCAAGAAGGTGCGCTGCGAAATCGTCGAAGCCGCGTTCCGCGCGATCGACCGCCTCGGGCCCGAGCTGTCCGTGCGGGAGATCGCCGAGGAGGCCGGCACCGCCAAGCCCAAGATCTACCGGCACTTCCACGACAAGTCCGATCTGTTCGAGGCGATCGGCGAGCGGCTGCGCGACATGCTGTGGGCCGCGATCTTCCCGTCGATCAACCTGGCCGACGACTCGGCCCGCGAGATCGTCCGACGCAGCGTCGAGGAATACGTCACCCTGGTCGACCAGCACCCCAACGTGCTGCGGGTCTTCATTCAGTCGCGGTCAGGGTCGCCCACCGAGGCGACCCTGCGCACGCTGAACGAGGGCCGCGAGATCACGCTGGCCATGGCCGACATGTTCGACAACGAACTGAAGGATTTCAAGCTCGACCATGCGGCTTTCGAGTTGGCCGCCCACGCGGCATTCGGCTCGGCCGCGTCGTCCACCGAGTGGTGGTTGGGCCCCGATCCGGACAGCCCGCGACGCATGCCGCGCGAGCAGTTCGTCGCCCACCTGACCACCATCATGATGGGCGTCATCGTCGGCACCGCCGAGGCCCTGGGCATCGCGGTGGACCCTGACCGGCCTGTGCACAGCGCCGTGCGCAGCAGCCCCGCGGCCAGCTGA